The Lagenorhynchus albirostris chromosome 6, mLagAlb1.1, whole genome shotgun sequence genome includes a window with the following:
- the DBI gene encoding acyl-CoA-binding protein, which yields MSQAEFEKAAEEVKHLKTKPADDEMLFIYSHYKQATMGDINIERPGMLDLKGKAKWDAWNELKGTSREDAMKAYVDKVEELKKKYGI from the exons ATGTCTCAG GCTGAGTTTGAGAAAGCTGCTGAGGAAGTTAAGCACCTCAAGACCAAGCCAGCAGACGATGAGATGCTGTTCATCTACAGCCACTACAAACAAGCAACTATGGGTGACATAAATATAG AACGGCCTGGAATGTTGGACCTCAAAGGCAAGGCCAAGTGGGATGCGTGGAATGAGCTGAAAG GGACTTCCAGGGAAGATGCCATGAAAGCTTATGTCGACAaagtagaagaactaaagaaaaaatatggaatatAA